A part of Bacteroidales bacterium genomic DNA contains:
- a CDS encoding sodium/proline symporter: MNFALFGFMFYLVVILVVGFITYNINKSHKDFFIAGRKLNPWVVAFSERASGESAWLLLGLPGAAFASGLLEFWTALGCVSGIIFYWFFIARALRVETEKLEAITLPTFLAARFEKGQPAIRIIATFIIIFFFIFYLSAQFNGAGKILNVTFGLKQSTGMIIGALVIIFYTMMGGFFAVAWTDMVQGIIMIGTLVVLPLVGLAELKEIHQGTRPLAELTAMEGHRLLSWTGGQTGWSAFALIISGLSWALGYMGQPHLLTRFMAIKSPEQIRISRRIAIAWVIPAFTGALVMGIVGAGLYEQGMFDDIEKVMPHLANELLPAWLAGIFVSGAIAAMMSTADSQLLVISSSIIEDLFHRTLGWDVGDKALLKGSRWITIVVGLIGFVIALTSDKLIFSMVSYAWAGLGSSFGPLILLMLTWKRVTWQGTIAGLLTGFVTTVVWSELTMLDAVISVRFVSWVIAFLAVWLVSLYTGKQV; encoded by the coding sequence ATGAATTTCGCCCTCTTCGGTTTTATGTTTTATCTGGTGGTGATCCTGGTGGTAGGATTCATCACCTACAACATAAACAAATCACATAAAGACTTCTTTATCGCCGGCCGGAAACTAAATCCCTGGGTGGTCGCTTTTTCGGAACGGGCTTCGGGCGAAAGTGCCTGGCTATTGCTCGGTCTGCCCGGAGCGGCCTTTGCTTCCGGCTTGCTGGAGTTCTGGACGGCGCTTGGTTGTGTGTCGGGAATCATTTTTTACTGGTTCTTTATTGCCAGGGCCCTGCGGGTGGAGACCGAAAAGCTGGAAGCCATCACCCTGCCCACTTTTCTGGCAGCCAGATTTGAAAAGGGTCAGCCTGCCATCCGGATCATAGCCACATTCATCATTATCTTTTTCTTTATTTTTTATCTTTCTGCACAGTTCAACGGTGCGGGAAAAATACTCAATGTCACTTTTGGACTGAAACAATCCACCGGGATGATCATCGGAGCCCTGGTCATCATCTTTTATACCATGATGGGAGGTTTTTTTGCAGTGGCCTGGACCGATATGGTCCAGGGCATTATTATGATCGGAACTTTGGTGGTGTTGCCGCTGGTTGGACTGGCAGAACTGAAAGAGATTCATCAGGGGACTCGTCCCCTTGCTGAATTGACCGCCATGGAAGGGCACCGGCTTCTTTCCTGGACAGGCGGCCAAACAGGATGGAGCGCTTTCGCTTTGATTATAAGCGGATTAAGCTGGGCCCTGGGGTATATGGGACAACCCCATCTGCTAACCCGCTTTATGGCTATCAAAAGTCCTGAGCAGATCAGGATCTCACGGCGCATTGCCATTGCCTGGGTGATTCCTGCTTTTACCGGAGCCTTGGTTATGGGGATTGTCGGAGCGGGACTCTATGAACAGGGAATGTTTGATGATATTGAGAAAGTCATGCCCCACCTGGCCAATGAGCTGCTGCCCGCCTGGCTGGCCGGCATCTTTGTGAGCGGTGCGATTGCGGCCATGATGTCGACCGCCGACAGTCAGCTGCTGGTTATCAGCTCCTCCATCATCGAGGACCTGTTTCACCGGACCCTGGGCTGGGATGTGGGCGATAAGGCCCTGCTGAAAGGCAGCCGGTGGATTACCATCGTGGTGGGACTGATCGGATTTGTAATTGCCCTGACCTCCGATAAACTAATATTCTCCATGGTCTCTTATGCCTGGGCAGGGCTGGGATCATCCTTTGGTCCCCTGATTTTGTTAATGCTAACCTGGAAAAGGGTGACCTGGCAGGGCACCATCGCCGGACTGCTTACCGGCTTTGTGACTACCGTGGTCTGGTCCGAGCTGACCATGCTCGACGCGGTGATCAGTGTCCGCTTTGTTTCCTGGGTGATCGCTTTTCTTGCGGTTTGGCTGGTGAGTCTTTATACTGGAAAACAAGTGTAA
- a CDS encoding glycosyltransferase N-terminal domain-containing protein: MTLLYNIGIRIYWLMALIVSPWNRKAKLWVRGRRQWYEKLKKAMDGDQKMIWFHCASLGEFEQGRPVMEEMRKRRPSHKILLTFFSPSGYEKRKDYAGADYVMYLPLDTRRNAKKMLDLLQLEMVFFIKYEFWYHFLQGIRKKEVPLYLASGNFRPGQLFFRRYGGWYRKFLFLFTHIFVQNNESGELLSGIGLHRFTVAGDTRFDRVYELLKDPFRHPALERFAREKPVIVAGSTWEKDEQYLAQAFGELSDELRWVIAPHELSESHIRSLQERFPGSVLYTELGEMIPEGTRVILVNTIGTLSYLYRYGTLAYIGGGFGRGIHNILEAATYGLPVIFGPEYGKFSEALELSSLGGAFPIANEAGLLFTIRQQLENPKLLKTTSQIAANYVSERVGATSVILEKCV; encoded by the coding sequence ATGACTTTACTCTATAATATAGGGATCCGGATTTACTGGCTGATGGCCCTGATCGTCTCCCCCTGGAACCGGAAGGCCAAATTATGGGTAAGGGGCAGGAGACAGTGGTATGAAAAACTGAAAAAGGCCATGGATGGCGATCAGAAGATGATCTGGTTCCACTGTGCTTCACTGGGAGAATTTGAACAGGGCCGTCCGGTGATGGAAGAGATGCGGAAGAGACGGCCTTCCCATAAGATCCTGCTCACCTTTTTTTCTCCTTCGGGTTATGAAAAACGAAAAGACTATGCCGGGGCCGATTACGTTATGTACCTGCCGCTGGATACCAGGCGCAATGCAAAAAAGATGCTGGACCTTCTTCAGCTGGAGATGGTCTTCTTCATTAAGTACGAGTTCTGGTATCACTTTCTGCAGGGCATAAGAAAAAAGGAGGTTCCACTCTACCTGGCCTCGGGGAATTTTCGACCCGGTCAGTTATTCTTCAGAAGATACGGAGGATGGTACCGGAAATTCCTGTTTCTTTTCACCCACATTTTTGTGCAGAACAACGAGTCCGGGGAGCTGCTTTCTGGAATAGGACTGCACCGCTTCACCGTGGCTGGCGATACCCGCTTCGACCGTGTGTATGAATTGCTGAAGGATCCTTTCAGGCATCCGGCACTGGAGCGCTTTGCCCGGGAGAAGCCGGTGATCGTTGCGGGCAGTACCTGGGAGAAGGACGAACAGTACCTGGCTCAGGCTTTCGGGGAGCTTTCCGATGAACTGAGATGGGTCATTGCCCCGCACGAGTTATCGGAGAGTCATATTCGCAGCCTGCAGGAACGTTTTCCCGGCAGCGTACTCTACACGGAACTGGGAGAGATGATCCCGGAAGGAACCAGGGTCATCCTGGTAAACACCATAGGCACACTCTCCTATCTGTACAGATACGGAACCCTTGCATATATCGGGGGCGGTTTTGGCCGTGGAATTCACAATATTCTGGAAGCGGCTACCTACGGGCTCCCGGTGATATTCGGGCCGGAATATGGGAAATTTTCCGAAGCCCTTGAACTCAGTTCCCTGGGGGGAGCCTTTCCCATCGCGAATGAAGCCGGATTGTTATTCACAATTCGTCAACAACTGGAAAATCCAAAGCTGTTGAAAACCACTTCGCAAATCGCCGCAAACTATGTATCAGAGCGGGTTGGGGCGACTTCCGTTATTCTTGAAAAGTGTGTATAA
- a CDS encoding TonB-dependent receptor yields MKRLLFSMAVVSMSVAIMGQGVLRGTVLEEESGGPLPGANIIEAGTTNGAITNAEGTFELNTTSQSGQIVISFLGYKPQTINFNLATATGIGEVTMTIDATSMDEVVVTGYGVIDVAKDRETPVAVSTIKLPEIVAKSGNLEFPEIMKNTPSVYVASQAGGYGDSRINIRGFSQENLALLFNGQPVNGMEDGKVYWSNWQGLSEIATAVQIQRGLGSSKLAISSVGATINVVTKATDMVAGGRVSAMMGNDKYMKYVASYSTGLNENGWGASILLSHWQGDGYNDGNNGQGQTYFFSLGYKPSDKHQFNFSMTGAPQWHYQNYTKNLSAYDRNGDGEISNDEQRYNSNWGYRNGEVYSFRENFYHKPVANLNWDWNMGKKSSLSTVLYGSIGQGGGTGNYGSSRNMYLFDADGQIDFDQIIANNRAIVNDGSEDWHIPGKTIGSYGDAAIRRASMNMHRWLGAVINFNHEISDKLSFNLGTDFRTYYGEHFRLVDDLWGLDGYWDNNYNGAGFQEQYPGGVVYTQEHPSSPYMFWSERNGVNYDKLDYYNNERISYMGAFGQLEYKTQKLSTFIQAAASTQSYTRFDYHSYSDPDDQISETLHHPGYNVKAGANYNLTDKHNVFVNAGYYSRQPFFDDLFLNYLNVVNEDVGNEGVLGLEAGYGFRSQYLDVDLNAYYTKWSDRQIRQGGDFDGDGNYDDVALFENVAEVHSGVELEFESKPIRNLSIRGFASIGNWVYAGDVDANIWDEDRNPIGSADNTLYLDGVKVGDAAQTSFGLLGTYKIIKGLSVDLDYRFYDRLYAAIDPESFDAEDNEGSLELPSFGLLDGGVSYNIYFKQQRSLRFRFNANNILNKQFISQSDTNIHPAAGDDEWNGVNMNNRVYFGNGFTWNFSIAYKF; encoded by the coding sequence ATGAAACGATTGTTATTTTCAATGGCAGTGGTATCCATGTCTGTGGCTATCATGGGTCAGGGAGTACTCAGGGGAACTGTATTGGAGGAAGAATCGGGAGGTCCTCTGCCCGGGGCAAATATTATTGAAGCAGGGACCACCAATGGTGCGATTACCAATGCGGAAGGGACCTTTGAGCTGAATACCACCTCCCAGTCAGGCCAGATAGTCATCTCCTTTCTGGGATATAAGCCTCAGACCATAAACTTTAACCTGGCCACTGCAACCGGCATTGGTGAGGTGACCATGACGATTGATGCCACCTCCATGGACGAAGTGGTGGTGACCGGTTACGGAGTCATTGACGTGGCCAAGGACCGGGAAACCCCGGTAGCTGTATCTACCATAAAGCTTCCCGAAATCGTAGCGAAGAGCGGTAACCTGGAATTTCCAGAGATCATGAAGAACACTCCTTCGGTCTACGTGGCCAGCCAGGCAGGTGGTTACGGAGACTCCCGGATCAATATCAGGGGGTTTTCCCAGGAGAACCTGGCCCTGCTTTTTAACGGTCAGCCCGTTAACGGGATGGAAGACGGCAAGGTATACTGGTCCAACTGGCAGGGACTCTCCGAGATTGCCACCGCTGTTCAGATCCAGCGGGGACTTGGTTCCTCCAAACTGGCCATTTCATCGGTTGGTGCGACCATCAACGTGGTTACCAAGGCGACCGATATGGTGGCAGGCGGGCGTGTCAGTGCCATGATGGGGAATGATAAGTATATGAAATATGTAGCCAGCTACTCAACCGGGCTGAATGAAAATGGCTGGGGAGCCAGTATCCTCTTGTCTCACTGGCAGGGTGATGGTTACAACGACGGAAATAACGGACAGGGGCAAACCTATTTCTTTTCTTTAGGTTACAAACCTTCCGATAAGCATCAGTTTAACTTCTCCATGACCGGTGCTCCCCAGTGGCACTATCAGAACTATACCAAGAACCTGAGTGCTTATGACCGAAACGGAGATGGTGAGATCAGCAACGACGAACAGCGCTACAACAGCAACTGGGGCTACAGAAACGGCGAGGTTTATTCATTCCGTGAGAACTTTTACCATAAGCCTGTTGCTAACCTGAACTGGGATTGGAACATGGGTAAAAAGTCCTCGCTTTCCACCGTGCTTTACGGATCGATCGGACAGGGTGGCGGTACCGGAAATTATGGCAGCAGCAGAAACATGTACCTCTTTGATGCGGACGGACAAATTGATTTTGATCAGATTATAGCCAATAACAGGGCCATTGTCAATGATGGATCCGAAGACTGGCATATTCCCGGAAAAACAATCGGTTCATATGGCGATGCTGCTATTCGCAGGGCTTCCATGAACATGCACCGCTGGCTGGGAGCTGTAATAAACTTCAACCATGAGATCAGTGATAAACTCTCCTTCAATCTGGGTACCGACTTCAGGACTTACTATGGCGAGCACTTCAGGCTGGTGGACGACCTCTGGGGACTGGACGGATACTGGGATAACAACTACAACGGGGCCGGATTCCAGGAACAATATCCCGGGGGCGTTGTGTACACCCAGGAACACCCTTCCAGCCCATATATGTTCTGGAGTGAAAGAAATGGGGTGAATTATGACAAGCTCGATTATTACAACAACGAGCGGATTTCCTACATGGGTGCCTTCGGACAGCTGGAATATAAGACACAGAAGCTTTCCACCTTTATTCAGGCAGCTGCCTCTACCCAGTCCTATACCCGTTTCGACTACCATTCCTACTCCGATCCCGATGATCAGATCTCTGAAACCCTCCATCATCCCGGATACAATGTGAAGGCAGGGGCCAACTACAACCTCACCGACAAGCACAATGTTTTTGTCAACGCCGGTTACTATTCGCGTCAGCCCTTCTTTGACGATCTTTTCCTGAACTATCTGAATGTTGTAAACGAGGATGTTGGAAATGAAGGTGTACTGGGACTGGAAGCCGGTTATGGTTTCAGGAGCCAGTACCTGGATGTGGACCTGAATGCCTATTATACCAAGTGGAGCGATCGTCAGATTCGCCAGGGTGGAGACTTTGACGGGGATGGCAATTACGATGATGTGGCCCTGTTTGAAAATGTGGCCGAGGTTCACAGTGGAGTGGAACTTGAATTCGAATCCAAACCCATCAGGAACCTGAGCATCCGTGGTTTTGCTTCCATCGGGAACTGGGTCTATGCCGGTGATGTGGATGCCAATATCTGGGACGAGGACCGCAATCCCATTGGAAGCGCCGACAACACCCTTTACCTGGACGGTGTAAAAGTGGGAGATGCTGCCCAGACCAGCTTCGGCCTGCTGGGAACCTATAAGATCATCAAAGGGCTCTCCGTGGACCTGGACTACCGTTTTTATGACAGGCTTTATGCAGCCATTGATCCGGAAAGCTTCGATGCAGAAGATAACGAAGGCTCCCTGGAGCTGCCCTCATTTGGCCTTCTGGACGGAGGGGTTTCCTACAATATTTACTTCAAACAGCAGAGAAGCCTGAGATTCAGGTTTAATGCCAACAACATTCTGAACAAGCAGTTTATCTCTCAATCGGATACCAACATTCATCCCGCTGCCGGCGATGATGAATGGAATGGAGTAAATATGAACAACCGGGTCTATTTCGGAAACGGATTTACCTGGAACTTCAGCATTGCCTATAAGTTTTAA
- a CDS encoding adenosylcobalamin-dependent ribonucleoside-diphosphate reductase, which yields MAEKAVPQKNLMFVDQALKGEKETVKADGAKFKQTFGFDDAFKASLEYFKGDELAARVWVNKYALKDSQGLLYERTPDDMHRRLASEIGRIEKKYPNPLLEEELFELMQGFKYIVPQGSPMTGIGNNFQIASLSNCFVIGHEGNADSYGGILKIDQEQVQLMKRRGGVGHDLSHIRPSGSPVLNSALSSTGVVPFMERYSNSTREVAQDGRRGALMLSISVKHPDAEHFIDAKMESGKVTGANVSVKINDEFMNAVVEGSTYTQQYPIDSDEPTHINKIDARTLWQKIVHNAWKSAEPGILFWDTVSRESVADSYSEQGFKSVSTNPCGEIPLCPYDSCRLLAINLYSYVEEPFTAEARFNWEKFRKHVGLAQRVMDDIIDLELEKVEAILEKIYGDPEDEEIKRVEINLWKNIRKKALEGRRTGVGITAEGDMLAGLGLQYGSENAIDFSVEVHKTIALEAYRSSVNLARERGPFEVFDYIKEKDNPFIKRLGKEDPELLEEMKQHGRRNISLLTIAPTGTTSLMTQTTSGIEPVFLPAYKRRRKVNPNDKDAKVSFVDEVGDSWEEYNVFHHNFLTWLKVNGMDPEEVKSFSDRDVEELVKQSPYHKATSNDVDWMKKVKMQGAIQKWVDHSISVTINLPSDVKEELVGELYVKAWESGCKGVTVYRDGSRSGVLVANDKKKEEETQFPIKRPAELEAEILRFKNNEEDWIAFIGLLDGKPYEIFTGRKEEDTFPIPSKVKKGKILKIKGEDGSKRYDFQYVDKYGYKVTMGGLSHQFNSEFWNYAKLISGVLRHGMPVVDAINLISSLRLDNESINTWSTGVVRSLKKYIPDGTKAKPGQQCEECNSNNLIYQEGCLICTDCGHSKCG from the coding sequence ATGGCAGAAAAGGCAGTACCACAAAAGAACCTGATGTTTGTTGATCAAGCGCTCAAAGGTGAGAAAGAGACCGTGAAAGCTGATGGAGCAAAGTTCAAACAAACCTTTGGTTTTGATGATGCCTTTAAAGCCTCTCTGGAGTATTTCAAGGGGGATGAACTTGCTGCACGAGTATGGGTCAACAAATATGCCCTGAAGGATTCCCAGGGACTTCTTTACGAACGTACTCCTGATGACATGCACAGAAGGCTGGCTTCGGAAATTGGGCGGATCGAGAAAAAATATCCCAATCCCCTTTTGGAAGAGGAGCTTTTCGAGCTGATGCAGGGATTCAAATACATTGTTCCCCAGGGTTCGCCCATGACAGGGATCGGGAATAATTTCCAGATTGCGAGTCTCTCCAACTGTTTTGTGATCGGACATGAAGGGAACGCCGATTCCTACGGAGGGATTTTGAAAATTGACCAGGAACAGGTCCAGTTGATGAAAAGGCGGGGTGGCGTGGGCCATGATCTGAGTCATATCCGGCCATCGGGCAGTCCCGTTTTAAACAGTGCGCTTTCATCTACCGGGGTGGTCCCGTTTATGGAGCGCTACTCCAATTCAACCAGGGAGGTGGCCCAGGATGGCAGAAGAGGGGCCCTGATGCTTAGCATCTCGGTGAAACACCCCGATGCCGAACATTTTATTGATGCCAAAATGGAATCGGGTAAGGTGACCGGTGCCAATGTTTCGGTGAAGATCAATGATGAGTTTATGAATGCGGTGGTTGAGGGAAGCACCTACACCCAGCAGTATCCCATCGATTCGGATGAACCCACCCACATCAATAAGATCGATGCCCGGACACTCTGGCAAAAAATTGTCCACAACGCCTGGAAATCGGCCGAACCGGGGATTCTTTTCTGGGATACGGTAAGCCGTGAATCGGTGGCCGACAGTTACTCCGAACAGGGGTTTAAAAGCGTTTCCACCAATCCCTGCGGGGAGATACCTCTTTGTCCTTACGACAGTTGCCGGCTGCTGGCCATCAACCTGTACAGCTATGTGGAAGAGCCCTTTACGGCAGAAGCCCGGTTCAACTGGGAAAAATTCCGCAAACATGTGGGCCTGGCCCAGCGTGTGATGGATGATATCATTGATCTGGAACTGGAGAAGGTGGAAGCCATCCTGGAGAAAATTTACGGAGATCCCGAGGATGAAGAGATCAAAAGAGTGGAGATCAACCTGTGGAAGAATATCAGGAAAAAAGCGCTGGAAGGCAGAAGGACGGGTGTTGGGATCACTGCAGAAGGGGATATGCTGGCCGGACTGGGCCTGCAGTATGGAAGCGAGAATGCCATTGACTTTTCTGTAGAAGTGCATAAGACCATCGCCCTGGAAGCCTACCGTTCCTCGGTGAATCTGGCCAGGGAGAGAGGACCCTTCGAAGTGTTTGATTATATTAAGGAAAAGGATAATCCGTTTATAAAGCGGCTGGGAAAAGAGGATCCCGAACTTCTGGAAGAGATGAAGCAGCATGGAAGACGTAATATCTCCCTGCTGACCATCGCTCCGACGGGGACCACCAGTCTCATGACACAGACCACCTCAGGAATCGAACCGGTATTTCTTCCGGCATACAAGCGTCGCAGAAAGGTGAATCCCAACGATAAAGATGCTAAAGTGAGCTTTGTGGACGAGGTGGGTGACAGCTGGGAGGAGTACAATGTGTTCCATCACAACTTCCTGACCTGGCTGAAGGTAAACGGGATGGACCCCGAAGAAGTCAAGAGTTTCAGTGACAGGGATGTGGAGGAGCTGGTCAAACAAAGCCCTTATCACAAGGCCACTTCCAACGATGTGGACTGGATGAAGAAAGTGAAGATGCAGGGAGCCATACAGAAGTGGGTGGATCACTCGATCAGCGTGACCATCAATCTTCCTTCGGATGTGAAGGAGGAGCTGGTGGGTGAACTCTATGTGAAAGCCTGGGAGAGTGGTTGCAAGGGAGTCACTGTTTATCGCGACGGTTCCAGATCCGGGGTGCTGGTGGCCAACGACAAGAAGAAAGAGGAAGAAACCCAGTTTCCCATTAAACGTCCTGCTGAACTGGAGGCGGAGATTCTGAGGTTTAAAAATAACGAAGAGGACTGGATTGCATTTATCGGTCTGCTCGATGGGAAACCCTATGAGATTTTTACCGGCCGTAAGGAAGAAGATACCTTCCCGATCCCCTCGAAGGTTAAGAAAGGTAAAATCCTGAAAATCAAGGGAGAGGACGGATCCAAGCGCTACGACTTCCAGTATGTGGATAAGTACGGGTACAAGGTGACCATGGGGGGTTTGTCGCACCAGTTTAACAGTGAATTCTGGAATTATGCCAAACTGATTTCCGGGGTCCTCAGGCATGGAATGCCCGTGGTGGATGCCATTAACCTGATCTCATCGCTTCGGCTGGATAATGAATCCATAAATACCTGGAGTACAGGGGTGGTGCGCTCACTTAAAAAATACATTCCCGATGGTACCAAAGCCAAACCGGGACAACAGTGTGAAGAATGTAATTCAAATAATCTCATTTACCAGGAGGGCTGTCTGATCTGTACAGACTGCGGGCACTCCAAATGTGGATAG
- a CDS encoding phospholipase D-like domain-containing protein yields MKKTGLIAGLALAGFIHLSAQQDMAGARERGSGASVTISGIITHGEELGSIRIIEDTTASSSSIRISRLPILTHLSTGGFTVEWGSDVEGSTEALIGFTPALELDPVKESGTTTSHSVEIDGLSPAQLFYMQAFSVHETDTAKAPLQVLITRSESAGSIRTLFNRPVDQSLSLGLLDAEYYPEELDEELIAYIDRAEESIDLALYNLDNSGISDISAALNRAYQRGVTVRAVYDGDVNATGMQSLHADIGKLASPPSDYPHYGIMHNKFVIIDADASDPLKPLVWTGSTNFSYNQVNTDPNNVLVIQDQSLARAYRLEFNEMFGSSGPRPDPSRALFGPDKTDNTPHEFLIGGKRVECYFSPSDGTHQQILNSMGTAEHSLYVATMLITREDLGETLILSSNQGVDTRVLLNDYDQYGEPIMNALKSNLGEDVRLKGEPGIMHHKYMIVDQAFAASDPLLLTGSHNWSSSAELRNDENTLIIHDQGVANAYYQEFMPRFRNGKILVSNEGHKTAGPCHIQMELYPNPASDWIHIKIGEGLSVVSISLMDPGGRVILRQLGNTQNAIDVSHLSHGIYLLQVTFSDGRQEVWKVSIN; encoded by the coding sequence ATGAAGAAAACTGGACTGATCGCAGGACTGGCCCTGGCCGGTTTTATCCACCTCTCCGCTCAGCAGGATATGGCCGGTGCCAGGGAGAGGGGAAGTGGTGCCAGTGTGACCATTAGCGGAATCATCACCCATGGAGAAGAGCTTGGAAGCATCCGCATTATCGAGGATACCACGGCAAGTTCCAGCAGCATCCGGATAAGCCGGCTGCCCATCCTGACCCATCTCTCCACCGGGGGCTTCACCGTGGAATGGGGCAGCGATGTGGAGGGAAGCACGGAGGCTCTTATCGGTTTTACTCCCGCACTTGAACTTGACCCGGTCAAAGAAAGTGGAACCACCACGAGCCATTCCGTGGAGATTGATGGATTGAGCCCTGCGCAACTCTTTTATATGCAGGCTTTTTCGGTACATGAAACCGACACGGCCAAAGCTCCCCTCCAGGTATTGATCACCAGGTCGGAATCGGCAGGAAGCATCCGGACTCTTTTTAACCGGCCCGTGGATCAGTCTTTGTCCCTGGGTCTCCTGGATGCGGAATACTACCCGGAGGAGCTGGATGAGGAACTTATCGCTTATATCGACCGGGCCGAAGAGAGCATTGACCTGGCCCTTTACAATCTGGACAATTCGGGGATCTCTGATATCAGTGCTGCGTTGAACCGTGCTTATCAAAGGGGAGTGACCGTCAGGGCTGTATACGATGGAGATGTGAATGCCACAGGCATGCAGAGCCTCCATGCAGACATTGGCAAACTTGCCAGTCCCCCTTCCGATTACCCCCATTACGGCATCATGCATAATAAATTTGTGATCATTGACGCCGACGCCTCAGATCCATTGAAGCCCCTGGTATGGACCGGTTCCACGAATTTCTCCTACAACCAGGTAAATACCGATCCAAATAACGTGCTGGTCATCCAGGACCAGAGTCTGGCCAGAGCCTATCGCCTGGAGTTTAATGAAATGTTTGGAAGCAGCGGTCCCCGGCCCGACCCTTCCCGGGCTCTTTTCGGACCGGATAAAACGGACAATACCCCCCACGAGTTTTTGATCGGGGGCAAACGGGTGGAATGTTATTTCAGTCCCTCCGACGGAACCCATCAGCAGATTCTGAACAGTATGGGAACGGCGGAGCACTCGCTCTATGTGGCTACCATGCTGATTACCAGGGAAGACCTGGGAGAGACACTCATCCTGTCATCGAACCAGGGTGTGGATACCAGGGTCCTGCTCAATGATTACGATCAGTACGGAGAGCCCATCATGAATGCCCTGAAATCGAACCTGGGCGAGGATGTGAGACTGAAAGGGGAGCCCGGGATCATGCACCACAAATACATGATCGTGGACCAGGCTTTTGCCGCTTCGGATCCGCTCCTGCTTACCGGATCCCATAACTGGAGCTCTTCAGCGGAACTGAGGAATGATGAAAACACCCTGATCATCCACGACCAGGGCGTTGCCAATGCCTATTACCAGGAGTTTATGCCACGCTTCCGAAACGGGAAGATCCTGGTTTCGAATGAGGGACATAAAACTGCCGGCCCCTGTCATATACAGATGGAGCTTTATCCCAATCCTGCTTCTGATTGGATCCATATCAAAATCGGGGAGGGGCTTTCGGTGGTATCCATTTCCCTGATGGATCCGGGAGGAAGGGTGATTCTGAGACAGTTGGGTAATACTCAAAATGCTATAGATGTCAGCCATCTGAGCCATGGGATTTATCTCCTGCAGGTCACCTTTTCGGATGGCCGGCAAGAGGTCTGGAAAGTAAGCATAAACTAA
- a CDS encoding sigma-70 family RNA polymerase sigma factor: MEKYLIERVKAGDREAFAGLVDSYKDMVYTVCLRMLRNEADAGEAAQDVFMKAFRSIGSFQAKSKFSTWLYRITYNNCISVIRKKVKMIDLVDEIPDGEVDQSEMNGLESLSAQERSRYLNMAIESLAETDAVVVTLFYFDELSLEEIAGITGLSSSNIRIKLHRSRKKMYQVICEKLNSEVSSIL; this comes from the coding sequence ATGGAGAAATATTTGATTGAACGTGTGAAAGCAGGAGACAGGGAGGCTTTTGCCGGCCTGGTCGACTCCTACAAGGATATGGTCTATACCGTTTGCCTGAGAATGCTCAGAAATGAAGCAGATGCCGGGGAGGCGGCTCAGGATGTGTTTATGAAAGCATTTCGTTCCATAGGAAGTTTCCAGGCAAAATCAAAGTTCTCGACATGGTTGTACCGGATTACCTATAACAACTGCATCTCTGTGATCCGGAAAAAGGTGAAGATGATCGATTTGGTGGATGAGATTCCCGATGGCGAGGTGGATCAGAGCGAGATGAACGGACTGGAAAGCCTCTCTGCACAGGAACGGAGCAGATATCTCAACATGGCCATTGAGTCTCTTGCAGAAACCGATGCCGTGGTGGTTACCCTCTTTTATTTTGATGAACTCTCGCTGGAAGAGATTGCCGGGATCACCGGTCTTAGCAGCAGTAACATCCGGATAAAACTTCACCGGTCCAGGAAAAAGATGTACCAGGTCATCTGCGAAAAATTAAATTCCGAAGTATCCTCAATTTTATAG